A window of Streptomyces armeniacus contains these coding sequences:
- the wrbA gene encoding NAD(P)H:quinone oxidoreductase produces the protein MSTATATPVKLAVIYYSATGTNATVAKEIADSAERVGAEVRLRRVAELAPQEAIDSNPAWAEHARASAGIPEASPDDMVWADAVVFGTPTRYGNVTSQLKQFIDQLGGLWQEGKLADKVYSGFTSSATLHGGQESTLLALYNTVHHFGGIVVAPGYTDASKFADGNPYGTSHVDAQGASPVDETTRTAARVQAERVVRIAAALKAGGV, from the coding sequence ATGAGCACAGCCACCGCCACACCCGTCAAGCTTGCCGTCATCTACTACTCCGCCACCGGCACCAACGCCACCGTGGCCAAGGAGATCGCCGACTCCGCGGAGCGCGTCGGTGCGGAGGTCCGCCTCCGCAGGGTCGCCGAACTGGCACCGCAGGAGGCCATCGACTCCAACCCCGCGTGGGCGGAGCACGCGCGTGCCAGCGCCGGCATCCCCGAGGCGAGCCCGGACGACATGGTGTGGGCCGACGCCGTCGTCTTCGGCACCCCGACCCGGTACGGGAACGTGACGTCGCAGCTGAAGCAGTTCATCGACCAGCTCGGCGGCCTGTGGCAGGAGGGGAAGCTGGCGGACAAGGTGTACAGCGGCTTCACCTCCTCGGCCACCCTGCACGGCGGCCAGGAGTCCACGCTCCTCGCGCTCTACAACACGGTCCACCACTTCGGTGGCATCGTGGTGGCCCCCGGCTACACCGACGCGTCGAAGTTCGCCGACGGCAACCCGTACGGCACCTCCCACGTGGACGCGCAGGGCGCGAGCCCGGTGGACGAGACGACCCGTACGGCGGCGCGCGTGCAGGCGGAGCGCGTCGTACGGATCGCGGCGGCGCTGAAGGCCGGAGGCGTGTGA
- a CDS encoding FAD-dependent oxidoreductase, whose amino-acid sequence MVIIGGDAAGMSAAAQARRLRTEDELEIVAFERGAFTSYSACGIPYWIGGDVGSRDELIARTPEEHRKRGIDVRLHTEVTAIDLDGQRVRTRAHGAAGGAAGGPRGAEEWTGFDKLVIATGARPVRPSLPGMDADGVHGVQSLGDGEALLDSLAAAERADGGARRTLRAVVVGAGYIGVEMSEALIRRGHRVTVLDRAEQPMSTLDPDMGALVREGMTGLGIDVRTGAAVTGIRTDADGRARAVVTADGEHEADIVVLGIGVRPETALAEAAGLPLGDAGGLLTDLAMRVRGQRNVWAGGDCVEVFDRVTRRPRHLPLGTHANKHGQVIGTNAGGGYATFPGVVGTAVSKVCDLEIARTGLLERQAERAGLRFVTVTVEATGRAGYFPGAEPMRVKMLAERRTGRLLGTQIVGREGAGKRVDIAAVALTAGMTVEEMTGLDLGYAPPFSPVWDPVLVAARRAASEVRAQGS is encoded by the coding sequence ATGGTGATCATCGGCGGCGACGCGGCGGGCATGTCCGCCGCCGCGCAGGCGCGCAGGCTCCGTACGGAGGACGAGTTGGAGATCGTCGCGTTCGAGCGCGGCGCCTTCACCTCGTACTCCGCCTGCGGCATCCCGTACTGGATCGGCGGCGACGTCGGCAGCCGCGACGAGCTGATCGCCCGTACGCCCGAGGAGCACCGCAAGCGCGGCATCGACGTGCGGCTGCACACGGAGGTCACCGCGATCGACCTGGACGGGCAGCGGGTCCGTACGCGCGCGCACGGCGCGGCGGGCGGCGCCGCCGGCGGGCCGCGCGGGGCGGAGGAATGGACGGGCTTCGACAAGCTGGTCATCGCGACCGGTGCCCGCCCCGTACGGCCGTCGCTGCCCGGCATGGACGCGGACGGCGTGCACGGGGTGCAGTCCCTCGGCGACGGCGAGGCCCTCCTGGACAGCCTGGCGGCGGCGGAACGGGCGGACGGCGGCGCGCGCCGTACGCTCCGCGCGGTGGTGGTCGGCGCCGGCTACATCGGAGTGGAGATGTCCGAGGCGCTGATCCGCCGCGGCCACCGGGTCACCGTGCTGGACCGGGCCGAGCAGCCCATGTCGACGCTCGACCCCGACATGGGCGCCCTCGTACGGGAGGGGATGACCGGGCTGGGCATCGACGTCCGTACGGGTGCGGCCGTCACCGGCATCCGTACGGACGCGGACGGCCGGGCCCGTGCGGTCGTCACGGCGGACGGCGAACACGAGGCCGACATCGTGGTGCTGGGCATCGGCGTACGCCCGGAGACGGCGCTGGCGGAGGCGGCCGGGCTGCCGCTGGGCGACGCGGGCGGGCTGCTCACCGATCTCGCGATGCGCGTACGGGGGCAGCGGAACGTGTGGGCGGGCGGCGACTGCGTGGAGGTCTTCGACCGCGTCACGCGCCGCCCCCGGCACCTCCCGCTGGGCACGCACGCGAACAAGCACGGGCAGGTCATCGGCACCAACGCGGGCGGTGGCTACGCCACCTTCCCCGGCGTCGTCGGGACGGCGGTCAGCAAGGTGTGCGACCTGGAGATCGCCCGTACGGGGCTGCTGGAGCGGCAGGCGGAACGCGCCGGGCTGCGGTTCGTGACGGTGACCGTCGAGGCGACCGGCCGCGCCGGCTACTTCCCCGGCGCGGAGCCGATGCGGGTGAAGATGCTCGCCGAGCGGCGCACAGGGCGGCTCCTGGGCACGCAGATCGTCGGCCGGGAGGGCGCCGGGAAGCGGGTGGACATCGCGGCGGTCGCCCTCACCGCGGGCATGACGGTCGAGGAGATGACGGGACTGGACCTGGGCTACGCGCCGCCGTTTTCCCCCGTGTGGGACCCCGTCCTGGTGGCGGCGCGGAGAGCGGCGTCCGAAGTGCGCGCACAGGGGAGCTGA
- a CDS encoding TetR/AcrR family transcriptional regulator, whose product MPTEPRLRADARRNSEQIRAAAIGAFQGRGLTVPLEEVAKAAGVSKATVFNRFGGRIGLIEAVIEEVVARELLAVIDHTRTIEDVGERTAYYLTAIRDLQYRQPAVNDVLLQTYPNSRQLMEICRAGSEANDELIAAGHASDVLRPEFTAGDLQALVVDNALALKHGERPPRDDYDRRTTYLLDGIRGRPSASGGR is encoded by the coding sequence GTGCCTACGGAACCCCGGCTGCGCGCCGACGCCAGGCGCAATTCCGAGCAGATCCGCGCCGCCGCGATCGGCGCCTTCCAGGGGCGTGGCCTGACGGTCCCGCTGGAGGAAGTCGCCAAAGCGGCAGGGGTGAGCAAGGCCACGGTCTTCAACCGGTTCGGCGGTCGGATCGGCCTCATCGAGGCCGTCATCGAAGAGGTCGTCGCCAGGGAGCTGCTCGCCGTCATCGACCACACTCGGACCATCGAAGACGTCGGCGAGCGGACCGCGTACTACCTCACCGCGATCCGCGACCTCCAGTACCGCCAGCCCGCCGTCAACGACGTCCTGCTGCAGACATATCCGAACTCGCGGCAGCTCATGGAGATCTGCCGGGCCGGGAGCGAGGCGAACGACGAACTCATCGCAGCGGGGCACGCCTCCGACGTGCTGCGGCCGGAGTTCACGGCGGGCGACCTCCAGGCACTCGTCGTCGACAACGCCCTCGCCCTCAAGCACGGCGAGCGGCCTCCCCGGGACGACTACGACCGCCGCACCACGTACCTTCTGGACGGAATCCGCGGGCGCCCGTCCGCTTCCGGCGGACGATGA
- a CDS encoding NAD(P)H-binding protein — protein sequence MIVVTGATGGLGGATVEHLLERVPAGRIGVSVRDPAKAQHLTDRGVRVRRGSYEDPAALRDSFAGAEQVLLVSGNDPAADLVSLHRSAVEAAVEAGARRILYTSQQGAVPGNPYPPSDIHTATEAILRDSGVAWTALRNGAYGPLDQVLGPWQRTGEIAQPEDGPVPYTDRADTAEATAVILAGTRSFDGPVTLTAPAAVTFDDFAEIASGLTGRTVKRTVVDDEQWVADQISAGVPEQTARFMLTWYQAARAGYFAEAGPLLSELLGREPRTAADRLAAHIAA from the coding sequence ATGATCGTTGTCACCGGCGCCACCGGTGGGCTGGGCGGCGCCACCGTCGAGCACCTCCTCGAGCGCGTACCCGCCGGCCGGATCGGCGTCAGCGTCCGCGACCCCGCCAAGGCGCAGCACCTCACCGACCGCGGCGTGCGCGTGCGGCGGGGCTCCTACGAGGATCCGGCCGCGCTGCGCGACTCGTTCGCCGGTGCCGAGCAGGTCCTTCTGGTGTCCGGCAACGACCCGGCCGCCGACCTGGTCAGCCTGCACCGCTCCGCCGTCGAGGCCGCCGTCGAGGCAGGCGCCCGGCGGATCCTCTACACGAGCCAGCAGGGCGCCGTCCCCGGCAATCCGTACCCGCCGTCGGACATCCACACCGCCACCGAGGCGATCCTCCGCGACTCCGGTGTCGCCTGGACGGCGCTGCGCAACGGCGCATACGGCCCGCTCGACCAGGTTCTCGGCCCGTGGCAGCGGACCGGCGAGATCGCCCAGCCGGAAGACGGCCCCGTGCCGTACACCGACCGCGCCGACACCGCCGAGGCCACCGCGGTCATCCTCGCCGGGACCCGCTCCTTCGACGGCCCCGTCACCCTCACCGCGCCCGCCGCCGTCACCTTCGACGATTTCGCCGAGATCGCCTCCGGTCTCACCGGCCGCACCGTCAAACGCACCGTCGTGGACGACGAGCAGTGGGTCGCCGACCAGATCTCGGCCGGCGTCCCGGAGCAGACGGCCCGGTTCATGCTCACCTGGTACCAGGCCGCCCGCGCCGGTTACTTCGCCGAAGCCGGCCCCCTGCTGTCCGAACTCCTCGGCCGCGAGCCCCGCACCGCCGCCGACCGGCTCGCAGCCCACATCGCCGCCTGA
- a CDS encoding class I SAM-dependent methyltransferase: MTQPEPETSTPPCDPKDVVRRGYDAVSHAYRADDAPPGQYGPWIDALRRELPDGAAVLDLGCGCGVPVARALTAAGYAVTGVDLSGTQIRRARTLVPGATFHQGDAAGLDCPAASFDAVVCLYALIHMPLAEQPALLRRIASWLRPGGRFVATAGHTAWTGTEDDWLGGGAAMWWSHADAATYRRWLTEAGLTVVHEEFVPEGEGGHTLFRAVRA; the protein is encoded by the coding sequence GTGACCCAGCCCGAGCCGGAGACGAGCACACCGCCGTGCGACCCCAAGGACGTTGTACGGCGCGGATACGACGCCGTCTCCCACGCGTACCGTGCGGACGACGCCCCGCCCGGCCAGTACGGCCCCTGGATCGACGCCCTCCGCCGCGAACTGCCCGACGGCGCCGCCGTGCTGGACCTCGGCTGCGGCTGCGGCGTCCCGGTGGCCCGCGCGCTGACCGCGGCGGGGTACGCCGTCACCGGCGTCGACCTCAGCGGGACGCAGATACGGCGCGCGCGCACGCTCGTACCGGGCGCCACCTTCCACCAGGGCGACGCCGCCGGACTGGACTGCCCGGCGGCCTCGTTCGACGCCGTCGTCTGCCTGTACGCGCTGATCCACATGCCGCTGGCGGAGCAGCCCGCGCTGCTGCGCCGTATCGCGTCCTGGCTGCGGCCCGGCGGCCGGTTCGTCGCGACGGCCGGCCACACCGCCTGGACCGGTACGGAGGACGACTGGCTGGGCGGCGGCGCCGCGATGTGGTGGAGCCACGCGGACGCGGCGACGTACCGGCGGTGGCTCACGGAGGCCGGACTCACCGTCGTACACGAGGAGTTCGTGCCGGAGGGCGAGGGCGGGCACACGCTGTTCCGCGCGGTCCGCGCCTAG
- a CDS encoding RNA-binding S4 domain-containing protein, giving the protein MASDEATTSVRVDSWIWSVRLTKTRSLAAAACRAGHVRVNGDRVKPAQAVRPGDEVRLRHAGRERIVVVSRLVRKRVGAAVAAECMVDKSPPPPPPEALAAVPRRDRGTGRPTKRDRRELERLRDV; this is encoded by the coding sequence ATGGCTTCCGACGAGGCGACGACGAGCGTACGGGTCGACAGCTGGATCTGGTCGGTACGGCTCACGAAGACCCGTTCGCTGGCGGCCGCGGCCTGCCGGGCGGGGCACGTGCGGGTCAACGGCGACCGCGTCAAGCCCGCTCAGGCGGTGCGCCCCGGCGACGAGGTGCGGCTGCGGCACGCGGGACGGGAGCGGATCGTGGTGGTGTCGCGGCTCGTACGGAAGCGGGTGGGCGCCGCCGTCGCCGCCGAGTGCATGGTCGACAAGAGCCCGCCGCCGCCTCCGCCCGAGGCGCTGGCGGCGGTGCCGCGCCGCGACCGCGGCACGGGGCGGCCCACGAAGCGGGACCGGCGCGAGCTGGAGCGGCTGCGGGACGTGTGA
- a CDS encoding class I SAM-dependent methyltransferase has product MTLGFSGDVAAYYAEFRRGYPPPVLGHLCAAFGLGAADTVLDLGCGTGQLTVPLAARTGSVIGMDPEPDMLSHARAAAENDSVRNVIWVLGGDADVPALGALLGGRPLAMTVIGQALHWMDHERLFRTVRPLLRTGGGIAVVANGTPLWLQDSDWSRALRGFLEEHFGSSLEASCGTGTRDRERYAEALRAAGYAEVRETDVAYTDDLDFGRLLGGVYSAMSAADLPAPDERPAFAARLRAALPPGERFTEQVTVTTLTGHA; this is encoded by the coding sequence GTGACCCTGGGTTTCAGCGGCGACGTCGCCGCCTATTACGCGGAGTTCCGCCGCGGCTATCCGCCGCCCGTCCTCGGCCACCTGTGCGCGGCCTTCGGACTGGGCGCCGCCGACACGGTGCTCGATCTCGGCTGCGGCACGGGCCAGTTGACGGTTCCGCTCGCCGCCCGCACCGGCTCCGTCATCGGAATGGACCCCGAACCGGACATGCTGAGCCACGCGCGCGCGGCGGCGGAAAACGACTCCGTACGGAACGTCATCTGGGTCCTGGGCGGCGACGCCGACGTGCCCGCGCTCGGCGCACTCCTCGGCGGCCGGCCGCTGGCGATGACCGTCATCGGGCAGGCACTGCACTGGATGGACCACGAAAGGCTGTTCCGTACGGTGCGGCCGCTGCTCCGCACAGGCGGCGGCATCGCCGTCGTCGCCAACGGGACGCCGCTGTGGCTGCAGGACTCCGACTGGTCGCGGGCGCTGCGCGGCTTCCTGGAGGAACACTTCGGGAGCAGCCTGGAGGCGTCCTGCGGCACCGGCACGCGGGACCGGGAGCGGTACGCCGAGGCGCTCCGCGCGGCCGGTTACGCGGAGGTGCGCGAGACGGACGTCGCGTACACCGACGACCTGGACTTCGGCCGGCTCCTCGGCGGCGTCTACTCCGCGATGTCTGCCGCGGACCTGCCCGCCCCCGACGAGCGCCCCGCGTTCGCCGCACGGCTGCGGGCCGCGCTGCCGCCAGGGGAGCGCTTCACGGAACAGGTCACGGTCACCACGCTGACGGGCCACGCCTGA
- a CDS encoding glycoside hydrolase family 3 protein produces the protein MQQPSRRQTLAGAAGVAAGLGISGAAAGTAAADDAAGSGAAVRRKAAGLLRRMSLEEKIGQLFVVEVYGQSAGTAHAKNRELYGVDTPADVLAKYQPGGVIYFDARRGPDNVREPRQMARLSNGLQRASRIPLIISTDQEGGSAVFRLAAPATLLPGNMALAATRSAADVQESARIIGTELASVGINQNYAPVADVNINPANPVIGVRSFGSDPALCSELVTAAVRGYHRGHVASAAKHFPGHGDTDTDSHHGLPEIRHTREELDRIDLPPFRAAIRRGVDTIMSAHIVVPALDPTGVPATMSHPIITGLLRRELGFDGLIVTDALDMQGASGEFPPDVAPVRALEAGCDQLVLAPEMDTAYGAVLDAVRSGRITRERVDESVERVLMHKLRRGLFPFPYVSESRAVRTVGKRSHLSTARQITDRTVTLVKNDGLLPLSAATARAVLVTGWDTTATKTLAEAVSARPGQTAQALPTGAVPAQSAIDSAVAAAGSADLVVVSANAAAAGKEDGAAQAALVKALMETGTPVVVVALRNPYDIRRFPDVPGYLTGYSHGAPSLESLVRALYGELNPGGSLPVAVASVDDPEQELYAFGHGLRY, from the coding sequence ATGCAGCAGCCGAGTCGCAGACAGACCCTCGCCGGTGCCGCCGGCGTCGCGGCAGGACTCGGGATCAGCGGCGCCGCTGCCGGGACGGCCGCGGCGGACGACGCGGCCGGCAGCGGCGCGGCGGTGCGCCGTAAGGCCGCCGGGCTGCTCCGGAGGATGTCGCTGGAGGAGAAGATCGGCCAGCTCTTCGTCGTCGAGGTGTACGGCCAGTCCGCCGGCACCGCGCACGCGAAGAACCGCGAGCTGTACGGCGTGGACACGCCCGCCGACGTGCTCGCCAAGTACCAGCCCGGCGGCGTCATCTACTTCGACGCCCGGCGCGGGCCCGACAACGTGCGCGAGCCGCGCCAGATGGCACGGCTCTCCAACGGGCTGCAGCGCGCCAGCCGCATCCCCCTCATCATCTCCACCGACCAGGAGGGCGGCAGCGCCGTCTTCCGGCTGGCGGCGCCGGCGACGCTGCTGCCGGGCAACATGGCGCTGGCGGCGACACGTTCGGCCGCCGACGTGCAGGAGTCGGCAAGGATCATCGGCACCGAGCTGGCGTCCGTCGGCATCAACCAGAACTACGCGCCGGTCGCCGACGTCAACATCAACCCGGCGAACCCCGTCATCGGTGTCCGCTCGTTCGGCTCCGACCCGGCGCTCTGCTCCGAGCTGGTCACCGCGGCCGTCCGCGGCTACCACCGGGGCCACGTGGCCAGCGCCGCCAAGCACTTCCCCGGGCACGGCGACACGGACACCGACTCGCACCACGGACTGCCGGAGATCCGGCACACCCGGGAGGAGCTGGACCGGATCGACCTGCCGCCGTTCCGTGCGGCGATCCGGCGGGGCGTCGACACCATCATGAGCGCGCACATCGTGGTGCCCGCGCTGGACCCGACAGGCGTGCCGGCCACCATGTCGCACCCGATCATCACCGGGCTGCTCCGCCGCGAACTCGGCTTCGACGGGCTGATCGTGACGGACGCGCTGGACATGCAGGGCGCCTCCGGCGAGTTCCCGCCGGACGTGGCGCCCGTACGGGCGCTGGAGGCGGGCTGCGACCAGCTGGTGCTGGCGCCCGAGATGGACACCGCGTACGGGGCGGTGCTGGACGCCGTACGCTCCGGCCGGATCACGCGGGAGCGTGTTGACGAGTCCGTGGAGCGTGTGCTGATGCACAAGCTGCGGCGCGGGCTGTTCCCGTTCCCGTACGTGAGCGAATCGCGCGCCGTACGGACCGTCGGCAAGCGGAGTCACCTCAGCACGGCGCGGCAGATCACCGACCGCACGGTCACGCTGGTGAAGAACGACGGGCTGCTGCCGCTCTCCGCCGCCACCGCGCGCGCGGTGCTCGTCACCGGCTGGGACACGACGGCGACCAAGACGCTCGCCGAGGCGGTGTCCGCACGCCCCGGCCAGACCGCGCAGGCGCTGCCGACCGGCGCCGTCCCGGCGCAGTCGGCGATCGACTCGGCCGTCGCCGCGGCCGGCTCCGCCGACCTCGTGGTGGTCTCCGCGAACGCCGCCGCCGCGGGCAAGGAGGACGGCGCCGCACAGGCCGCACTGGTGAAGGCGCTGATGGAGACGGGCACGCCCGTGGTCGTGGTGGCCCTGCGCAACCCGTACGACATCCGCCGCTTCCCGGACGTCCCCGGCTACCTGACCGGTTACTCGCACGGCGCCCCGTCGCTGGAGTCCCTCGTGCGGGCGCTGTACGGCGAGCTGAACCCGGGCGGCAGCCTGCCGGTCGCGGTCGCCTCCGTCGACGACCCGGAGCAGGAGCTGTACGCGTTCGGGCACGGGCTGCGCTACTGA
- a CDS encoding Gfo/Idh/MocA family protein encodes MATGTDTGDAPASGQGLAPVRLGVLGCASIAWRRMLPALAARPELELVAVASRELSKAAQFTDEFGGEAVQGYEQLLARDDVEAVYVPLPIMLHAEWVERALRAGKHVLCEKPLTRGLADAERLVKLADELGLTLMESLMFVRHSQHTAVRELLDSGTIGELRSLTAEFAFPPKPAGDMRYDAVSGGALAEIGVYPFATALLHLGDDLRVLGAAVRRDAKGDVDLSGAALLTTPDGTTAHLTWGMEHAYRSVYELWGSAGRIVVEWAYTPPSTHPPVIRVETQDRQERRTLPPDDQFGNVLAAFARAVRTGEDNGLQGEEILRLAALMDKAGAHAVALPGGDGE; translated from the coding sequence ATGGCCACGGGCACGGACACGGGTGACGCGCCTGCCTCCGGTCAGGGTCTCGCACCGGTACGGCTCGGGGTGCTCGGCTGCGCCTCCATCGCCTGGCGGCGGATGCTGCCCGCACTGGCCGCACGGCCGGAACTGGAACTGGTGGCCGTCGCCAGCCGCGAGCTGAGCAAGGCGGCGCAGTTCACAGACGAGTTCGGCGGCGAGGCCGTACAGGGCTACGAGCAGCTCCTCGCACGCGACGACGTCGAGGCCGTCTACGTACCGCTGCCGATCATGCTCCACGCCGAGTGGGTCGAACGGGCCCTCCGCGCGGGCAAACACGTCCTGTGCGAGAAGCCGCTGACCCGCGGGCTGGCTGACGCCGAACGGCTGGTGAAGCTCGCGGACGAGCTCGGACTGACGCTCATGGAGAGCCTCATGTTCGTACGGCACTCCCAGCACACCGCCGTACGGGAACTCCTCGACAGCGGCACGATCGGCGAGCTCCGCAGCCTCACCGCCGAGTTCGCGTTCCCGCCGAAGCCGGCGGGCGACATGCGGTACGACGCGGTCAGCGGCGGCGCGCTCGCCGAGATCGGCGTGTACCCGTTCGCGACCGCCCTGCTGCACCTCGGCGACGACCTGCGGGTGCTGGGCGCCGCCGTACGGAGGGACGCGAAGGGCGACGTCGACCTGTCGGGTGCCGCCCTGCTCACCACTCCGGACGGCACGACCGCACATCTGACCTGGGGCATGGAGCACGCCTACCGGTCCGTGTACGAACTCTGGGGCAGCGCCGGACGGATCGTCGTGGAATGGGCGTACACCCCGCCGTCCACGCACCCTCCGGTGATACGCGTCGAAACGCAGGACCGGCAGGAACGGCGCACCCTGCCGCCTGACGACCAGTTCGGGAACGTACTCGCGGCCTTCGCGCGCGCGGTGCGCACGGGTGAGGACAACGGCCTGCAGGGCGAGGAGATCCTCCGGCTGGCCGCACTGATGGACAAGGCCGGCGCACACGCCGTGGCACTGCCGGGAGGCGACGGTGAGTGA
- the rfbH gene encoding lipopolysaccharide biosynthesis protein RfbH — MSDSQEYILELVRKYHREKEQQREFVPGKTLVMPSGATLDEDDRVAMVEAALNMRIAVGSSAIELERQLGRSLHRRKVHLTNSGSSANLLALTALTQPEMGDERLKPGDEVITVAAGFPTTVNPILQNHMTPVFVDVELGTYNTTVERVAEAIGPRTRAIMIAHALGNPFPVAEVAALAKEHGLFFVEDNCDAVGSLYNGRLCGTYGDFSTVSFYPAHHLTMGEGGCVTTDRPRLARLIESLRDWGRDCWCEPGENDTCGKRYCQQFGGLPYGYDHKYTFSRVGFNLKTTDVQAALGLSQLQRLPEFDAARRRNWWRLREGLDGIPGLVMPVPQPGSDPSWFGYILTVEENAGFDRNEIVSFLESRRIGTRMLFAGNLTRQPAYQGQNYRVSGTLENSDVITERTFWIGVFPGLTDEMLDYMISSLWEFVRGR, encoded by the coding sequence GTGAGTGATTCGCAGGAGTACATCCTGGAGCTCGTCCGCAAGTACCACCGTGAGAAGGAGCAGCAGCGGGAGTTCGTTCCCGGCAAGACACTCGTCATGCCGTCCGGCGCCACGCTGGACGAGGACGACCGGGTCGCCATGGTCGAGGCCGCGCTCAACATGCGGATCGCGGTCGGCTCCAGCGCCATCGAGCTCGAACGGCAGCTGGGCCGCTCGCTGCACCGCCGTAAGGTGCATCTGACGAACTCCGGTTCGTCGGCCAACCTGCTCGCCCTCACCGCCCTCACACAGCCCGAGATGGGCGACGAGCGGCTCAAGCCGGGCGACGAGGTCATCACGGTCGCCGCGGGCTTCCCCACGACCGTCAACCCCATCCTGCAGAACCACATGACGCCGGTCTTCGTCGACGTCGAACTGGGCACGTACAACACCACGGTGGAACGGGTCGCGGAAGCGATCGGCCCGCGCACCCGCGCGATCATGATCGCGCACGCGCTGGGCAACCCGTTCCCCGTCGCGGAGGTCGCCGCGCTCGCCAAGGAGCACGGGCTGTTCTTCGTCGAGGACAACTGCGACGCCGTCGGCTCCCTCTACAACGGGCGGCTGTGCGGCACGTACGGCGACTTCAGCACGGTCAGCTTCTACCCCGCGCACCACCTGACGATGGGCGAGGGCGGCTGCGTCACGACCGACAGGCCGCGGCTGGCGCGGCTGATCGAGTCGCTGCGCGACTGGGGCCGCGACTGCTGGTGCGAGCCGGGCGAGAACGACACGTGCGGCAAGCGGTACTGCCAGCAGTTCGGCGGGCTGCCGTACGGCTACGACCACAAGTACACGTTCTCGCGCGTCGGGTTCAATCTGAAGACGACGGACGTACAGGCCGCGCTGGGGCTCTCGCAGCTGCAGCGGCTGCCGGAGTTCGACGCGGCCCGGCGGCGCAACTGGTGGCGCCTGCGGGAGGGCCTGGACGGGATCCCCGGCCTCGTCATGCCGGTGCCGCAGCCGGGCAGCGACCCGAGCTGGTTCGGGTACATCCTCACCGTCGAGGAGAACGCCGGGTTCGACCGCAACGAGATCGTCAGTTTCCTGGAGTCGCGCCGGATCGGCACCCGCATGCTGTTCGCGGGCAACCTGACGCGGCAGCCCGCGTACCAGGGGCAGAACTACCGGGTGTCGGGGACGCTGGAGAACAGCGACGTCATCACGGAACGGACGTTCTGGATCGGGGTGTTCCCGGGGCTGACGGACGAGATGCTGGACTACATGATCAGCTCGCTGTGGGAGTTCGTGCGCGGCCGCTGA
- a CDS encoding PTS sugar transporter subunit IIA, which produces MTTVTSPLAGRAIGLAAVPDPVFSGAMVGPGTAVDPVREPTEAVAPVEGIVVSLHPHAFVVVDAEGHGVLTHLGIDTVQLNGDGFELLAAKGDTVKRGDPVVRWNPAAVEEAGKSPISPVVALEATADALADVAEDGDTAPGETLFSWT; this is translated from the coding sequence ATGACCACCGTGACGTCCCCGCTCGCCGGACGCGCCATCGGACTCGCCGCCGTCCCCGATCCGGTTTTCTCCGGCGCGATGGTCGGCCCGGGAACCGCCGTCGACCCCGTACGGGAGCCCACCGAGGCTGTCGCGCCGGTCGAGGGCATCGTGGTGTCGCTGCATCCGCACGCGTTCGTCGTGGTCGACGCGGAGGGCCACGGCGTGCTCACCCACCTCGGCATCGACACGGTGCAGCTCAACGGCGACGGCTTCGAGCTGCTCGCCGCGAAGGGCGACACCGTGAAGCGCGGCGACCCCGTGGTCCGCTGGAACCCGGCCGCGGTGGAGGAGGCTGGCAAGTCCCCCATTTCTCCGGTCGTCGCCCTGGAGGCAACCGCCGACGCCCTCGCGGACGTCGCCGAGGACGGTGACACCGCGCCCGGCGAGACGCTTTTCAGCTGGACGTGA